The genomic segment ATTCGTGTTTATTATGAAGATACTGATGCCGGCGGAGTAGTTTATCATTCCAACTATCTGAATTTTTTTGAGCGGGCAAGAACGGAATTTTTGAGACAGCAGCATTTCTCACAGCAGGAACTTTTTAGCCAATCCCTTGCTTTTGTTGTTAAGAGGATTGAAATAGATTATAAGCTCCCTGCTCGTTTAGATGATTTATTAAATGTGGAAACAACACTCTCAGAATTGAAGAAAGCAACCCTTATCTTTAAACAACGATTGTGGAAAGATGGCGATTGTCTGAGTGAGGCAAATGTTACGGTCGCTTGTGTTGATTTAATCAAAATGAAGCCGGTTGCAATTCCTGATGATATTCGTCAAGCATTACAAAAAAGTTATTTTTCTATTTAAAAACTATTCGGAGTTTTATTAATGCAAACTGAATTTAGTCTTCTTTCGTTATTTTTAGAAGCAAGTATTGTGGTAAAGATCGTGATGCTGATCCTTATTGTATTCTCAATTTTGTCTTGGGCGGTGATCATTCAGCGCAGTAAAATTTTAACTAAAGCCAAAAAAGATTCCCTTGCTTTTGAAGACCGATTCTGGTCAGGGGAAGATCTAAACCGTTTACACCAAGGTTTAGAGAATCGTCGTGATGCATTAAATGGTTCAGAGCAAATCTTTTATGTTGGATTTAAAGAATTTACCCGTTTGCAACAAGCGAACCCAGATGCGCCAGAATCGATTATTCAAGGTTCTACCCGTGCGATGAACTTAGCATTAAACCGTGAAATGGAAAGTTTAGAAAACTACATTCCGTTTTTAGGCACAGTGGGTTCAATCAGCCCATATATTGGTTTATTCGGAACGGTTTGGGGAATTATGCACTCCTTTATGGGATTAAGTGCAGTTAAGCAAGCAACTTTACAATCAGTCGCACCGGGTATTGCAGAAGCATTAATTGCAACGGCTATCGGTTTATTTGCGGCGATTCCTGCAGTAATGGCATATAACCGTTTGAATTTACGTTTAGGTAAAGTTGAGCAAGGGTATGTGAATTTCATTGATGAGTTCACGACCTTATTACACCGTCAGGCTTTTTCAAAAAGATAATCTACAAGCGGTTGATTTTTAATGAAAATTTGCAAAATTTTGCGTAAAAAAGACCGCTTGTAACCGCATTATTCGAGACCGGGACACTGTGCCGGTTATTTCAGATTAATTAAGGTGCTAAGCACCTGTAAAGAGGAATATATGTCTCGTCGTTTAAAACGTAATGACATTAAATCAGAAATCAACATTGTTCCATTTCTTGATGTATTGTTGGTATTATTGCTGATTTTTATGGCAACGGCCCCAATTATCAGTCAAAGTGTAGAAGTTAATTTACCGGAAGATACGCATAGCCAATCAGTTTCTAATGAAGATAAAACTCCAGTGATTTTGGAGGTGGCAGGTGTTGGTGAATATAAATTGAAAATTGACGGTAACTATGTGCAAAGTAATGGGCAAGAGAATATTAATGAATCAGAAGTTGTTGCCTATGCTGGGGAACAATTTCAAAAAGATAACAATACCTTATTTTTAGTTGCTGGTGATAAAGTAGTGCCTTATGAAGAAATTATGAAAGGTATTACACTACTTAAAGACGCCGGAGTGAAATCGGTAGGTTTAATGACAGAAGGTAAATAGCCAAGGATAACGTGTGAAATCTCAACAAGATAGACTAGAGCTAGCGGTTATTGTTTCGATCTTATTGCATATATTGTTAATCGGGTTGTTATTGCTCGGGTCTCTTTTCACTAAGACGGAACTTGCTGCGGCTGGTGGCAGTGGTGGCGATAGCGATAGCTTTGAAGCTGTGATGGTTGATACCGGACAAGTTGCTGCGGAATATGGTCAATTACTCGCAGAGAAGAAAGGTTCAAAAGCTGCCAAGCCAAAGGTAGAAGCTAAAGAAGAGCCTAAAGAGGAAGTTGAGGAAGAGGTGGAAGATAAACCGACTCCGGAAGAGATCCAAAAACAGAAACAAGCTGAGTTAGCGGCGATTCAAGAGAAACAGCGTCAGCAAGAAATTGATCGTCAACAAAAACTACAAGAACAGCAAAAGCAAGAACAAGCTAAGCAAGAAGAGCTTAAAAAGCAGCAAGCAGAAGAAGCAACTCGTAAAAAAGCAGCTGAAGCAGCAAAACTGAAAGCAGATGCAGAAGCTAAGCGTTTAGAGGCGGCTGCTAAACAAGCTGAAGAAGAGAAGAAAGCTAAGGAAGCACTTGAAAAGAAACTTGAACAGCAGAAGAAAGCGGAAGCTGAGAAAAAGTTAAAAGAGCAAAAAGAGCTGAAGGAACAGCAGGCAAAAGAAGCTAAAGAAGCGAAGGAAAAAGCAGAAAAAGAAGCTAAAGCCAAGGCAGAAAAAGAAGCCAAAGAGAAAGCCGAGAAAGAAGCTAAGGCGAAAGCTGAGAAAGCTGCTAAAGAAAAGGCTGAAAAAGAAGCTAAAGCAAAAGCAGCTGCTGAGGCAAAAGCCGCCCAAGCAAAAAACAATAAAGCACTTGATGATTTCTTAAATGGTGGAGACATCGGTGGTGGTTCAAGTAAAGGTGGTAACAAAAATTCAGCAGGATCACAAGGTTCTGGTGGCACAAGTGGCTTAGGGCAAGGTGCTAATGTAGATGGTAATGCTTACGGCCAGAGGATTAAGAAATTAATTCAATCTCGATATCGGGTTGATCCAAGTTTTGCCGGAAAACAATGTGATGTTAAGATATTCTTAAGTCGAGATGGTACAATTACTAACTACCAAGTTATCAGTGGAGATAAAGCAGTATGTGATGCAGCGGTAAGTGCAATAGTGGCAACTAGAAAAGTACCACCTGCACCATCAGATGCGGTATATAATATGTTTAAATCACCAACACTTGATTTTAGTTTAAAAGTTAAATAATTTAGAGGACTACAAATGAAATTATTCTCTCGTATATCGGGTGTAATAGGCATCTTTTCAGCATTATTGACAACTCAGGTGGTTGCTGATTCTGATGTGCGAATTTCTATTGATGAAGGTGTAAGTATGGCTCAGCCGATTGCGGTTGTGCCATTTAAAGCCAACGGTGTGCCGGCAGATGTTGCACAAATTATTTCAGATGATTTGCGAAATAGTGGTAAATTTACACCGCTTGAGCGTTCGCAAATGCCTGCTCAACCGGGATCAGCAGCGGAAGTGGTGGCAGATCAATGGAGTGCTATCGGTATTGATAATATTGTAGTTGGCCAAGTGAGTAGCACAGGTGGCGGTTATAATGTCGCTTATCAATTAATTGATACTCTTGGTACATCGGGTACAGCGGGTGGTGTCATTGCCCAAGGTTCATTTATTGTTCCGGCAGCCCAAATTCGTCAAGGTGCGCATACAGTAAGTGATGAGGTATTTGAAAAATTAACCCAAATTCGCGGTGCATTTAGAACTAAAATTGCGTATGTGGTTCAACGTGGCGTATCATCGTATGAATTACGAGTATCTGATTATGATGGTTTTAATGCCTTTACTATTACAACCAGTAAAGAGCCATTAATGTCGCCGGAATGGGCTCCAGATGGCAGTAGATTAGCTTATGTGACATTTGAAAATAAAAAAGCGCAGGTTGTTGTACACGATATTCGTTCAGGCGCTCGTCGTGTCGTGGCAGCATTAAAAGGCCATAATGGTGCGCCTGCATTCTCTCCAGACGGTTCTCGCATTGCGTTTGCCTCAAACCAAGATGGTGAGTTAAATATTTATGTTGTTGGTAGCGGTGGCGGTACACCAAGTAAATTAACTGCAAATGCAGGTAATAATACAGAGCCGAGCTGGTCTCCGGACGGAAGTACAATCTACTTCACTTCTGACCGTGCAGGTTCGCCACAAGTTTATAGAATGAGTTCATCAGGTGGTGGCGCAAGTCCAATGGGGGGCAGCGGTAGCTACAATGCGAAAGTATCATCTGATGGTAAGAATTTAATCATGATTGCCGGTGATAGAGTTGTGAAACGCGATCTCGCTTCAGGTGGCACAGAAGTACTGAGTTCAACTTTCTTAGACGAAAGTCCAAGTATTTCACCGAATGGCATTATGGTTATTTATAGCTCTACCAAAGGTACGAGTAAAGTGCTACAATTGGTGTCTGCAGATGGGCGTTTTAAAGCTAATTTGCCTGGCGCAGGTGGACATTATAAATTCCCTGCATGGTCACCATACTTAACTAAATAATAATATTTCTCTATTAGGAGCAACAAATGAAAAAATTTGCTAAAGTATTAATGGTAGCAGTACCAGCTTTCGCATTAGCAGCATGTAGCAGCTCATCAGATGACGCAGCGGCAAATGCAGCAGCAAACGCAGCAGCAAATGCAGCAGGCGAATTCGGTGGTTTAACAGCTGAACAATTAAAAGCACAATACAACACTGTATACTTCGGTTTTGACAGCTATGCAGTTGAAGGTGAATACCGTCAATTATTAGACGCTCACGCTCAATTATTAGCAAAAACTCAAGGTAACGTAACTATCGCTGGTCACGCTGATGAGCGTGGTACTCCAGAGTACAACATCGCATTAGGTCAACGTCGCGCAGATGCAGTTAAAGGTTACTTAGCAGCTAAAGGTGCTAACAACACTTCAACTGTTTCTTACGGTGAAGAGAAACCAGCAGTATTAGGTCACTCAGAAGCTGACTACGCGAAAAACCGTCGTGCAGTATTAGAATACTAATTCTTAGTTGATTCTAAATTGAAGCCCTGAATAATCAGGGCTTTATTTTTATTAAAAGCCTTTATGCTATGAATTTTTGGAATTCACTCTCGCCGTTATTTAAAGCCATTTTTTGTGTGCTTTTGTCGGCATTAAGTTTTGCTACTATGGCTGTATTTCTTCTCTTATCAGGTGATTTGCCTGTAGCGGAAAAAGCCATTTTTCGTAATGGCATTACGGCATTAATAAGCGGTTATATTGTTTGGAAAAATCACCAATTATTCTTTGGTCATAAAGAAAATCTTCTTTTGTTGCTTTGCCGTTCGATTAGTGGGTTAATTGGCATTTTAGTTGGAGTTTACATCATTGATCATCTTGTTTTAAGTGATGTGGATATGATAGGTAAGCTCACTTCGTTTATTTTGATTATTCTGTCTGCTATCTTTTTAAAAGAAAAAGCTTCTATAACACAATGGCTCTTATGTATTGTTGCTTTCATTGGTGCTCTTTTTATTATTAAGCCTGCACTTGATGTTCGATTTATCCCTTATTTAATTGGTATTGTCGGCTCTGTTTTTGCTGCTATTGCCTATTTATGCTTAAGATTATTATCAAAAACAGAAAAAGTAGAATCGCCAAATACTATTGTTTTCTTTTTTTCTGCCTTTTCAACCTTGATATTATTACCTTTTGTCGCCATTGATTATGTTGTGCTAATGAATTTACAAGTTGTTTATTTAGTGCTAGCAGGAATAACCTCCGCGGTCGGGCAGTTTTGTGTGACTACCGCCTATAAATATGCAGCGGCGAAAGACATCTCAATTTATAGTTATGCCTCTGTGCTATTTAGTGCAATTTTAGGGTTGTTGTTCTTTGAACAATACCCTGATATGTGGAGTTGGCTAGGTTATGCAATTATTTTTGTCTCAAGCTGGCTTATGTTTGTGTTAACTAAAAAGCAATCAAAGTAAAATTTTGTTAGAATAACGTTTATTCATTTCTATAAAAGGATAAAAAATGCAATTTATCGGAAAAATAGTCGGTTTTTTCTTGGGTTATCAGCTTTTTCACGGTTTATTTGGTGGGATACTTGGCGCTTTTATCGGGCATTTAGCCGATAAAAAACTCTATGAATTAGGCTCAGTTCGTTCAAGTCTTTTCGGCAAAAATTTAACTCGCCAATCGCTTTTCACCCAAACCACTTTTGCGGTGTTGGGACATATTGCGAAAGCAAAAGGGCGTGTTACTGAAGCGGATATTGAATTAGCCCGAGCGTTAATGGCTCGCTTAAAATTAGATAGTGCAGCCCAGCAATTAGCGCAAAATGCTTTTACCTTAGGTAAAGAGCCTGACTTCCCGTTACGCCAAGTCATTCAAGAGTTCAGAGAAGCCTGTGGGGCAAGAACTGACTTATTACGTTTCTTTGTCGAAGTGCAAATGCAGGCAGCCTTGCAAGATGGGCAACTTGATGTGAACGAGCAACAAATTCTGTTTACGATTGCCGAAACAATGGGAATGTCTCGCTTCCAATTTGAGCAGATGATCGCAATGATTATGGCAGCTCAACAATTCCGCAATGGTGGCTATTATCAGCAAAATGGGAGTTATCATCAGCAATCTCAAGGTGGCTATCAGGGCAGTTATCAGCAGCCTGCACAACCAAGCATTGAGGCAGCCTATACCGTATTAGGTGTAACCGCACAAGACGATCAAAATACAGTGAAACGGGCTTATCGTAAGCTAATGAACGAACATCACCCGGATAAATTAGCCGCTAAAGGTTTGCCTGATGAGATGATGGAGTTGGCAAAAGAGAAAGCTCAACAAATTCAAGCGGCGTACGATTTAATTTGTAAAGTAAAAGGATGGAAATAATGGATTCACGTTCGCATATCATTCCGCTGTTTTTAGCGATTGTGATTACCGTGATTGCGGTTTGGTCGGGGCTAAACCCGGCAGACCGAGCGGTTTGGTATGCGGAAGTAATACCGATTTTTATCGTTTTTGCCCTTTTAATTGTGACATACCCTAAATTTCAGTTTAGCGGTTTAGCCTATTTTTTGATGTCACTTTGGCTGATTATGCACTTAATCGGAGCAAAATATACCTTTGCTAATGTACCGTTTGAGTGGGCAAATCACTTTCTAACCCCAATTTTAGGTGAAGAGCGTAACCATTTTGACCGAGTAGCGCATTACATTATCGGTTTTTACAGCTTCCCGATGGCAGAATGGTTACTGCGTAAACGCAAATGCGGAATAGGGGTGGCGTTTTTCTTCTCGCTGTTTTTCATTATGTCGGTGGCGGCAGCTTACGAAATTATTGAATGGCAATATGCCGTGATTGAAGGTGGCAATGCCGGCGTGGAATTTCTAGGCTCGCAAGGGGATATTTGGGACGCTCAAAAAGATATGCTTGCGGATACTCTTGGGGCATTAACCGCACTGATGATTTACCTGATTGCTCGCCCCGATTTACGCATTCACGATAGACATTTTTAACCTTCAAGCGGTTGTTTCTTGCCAATTTTTTGCAAAATGTTGAGAAAAAATAACCGCTTGTGTTTTTTATTTTACCAATGAATCCAATTCCTAACGTTATTCTTGCCCCGATGCAAGGGGTTTTAGACCCTTTTGTCCGTAACCTTTTAACTTCAGTGAATGACTACGATCTCTGCATTTCCGAATTTGTGCGTGTGGTCGAGCAACGTTTACCGAAGAAAACCTTTTATCGCCTAGCCCCTGAGCTATATCAAGGCGGATTAACCGATTCTGGCACACCAGTGCGGGTACAGCTTTTAGGGCAACACCCACAGTGGCTGGCAGAAAATGCTGCTCTTGCCATTGAGCTAGGTTCGCACGGGGTGGATCTCAACTGTGGCTGCCCATCTAAAACGGTGAATGGCAGCAATGGTGGGGCTTCATTATTAAAAGATCCGGAATTGATTTATCGGGCAACCAAAGCGATGCGTGAGGCTGTGCCAAGCGATAAAGTCGTTTCCGTTAAAGTGCGGCTAGGCTGGGATTCCGCTAGCCAATTCTTTGAAATTGCCGATGCGGTAGAACAGGGTGGGGCGAACGAAATCACCGTTCACGGGAGAACCAAAGTTGATGGTTATCGGGCAGAAAGAATTAATTGGCAGGCGATTGGCGAAATTCAACAACGGCTGTCGATTCCGGTGATTGCCAATGGTGAAATTTGGGATTTTGAATCGGCAAAAAATTGCCAAAAAATAACCGCTTGTAAGGCATTAATGATTGGGCGTGGAGCATTAAACACGCCGAATTTAAGCAAAGTGGTGAAATATAATGCACCGAAAATGGCGTGGAGTGAAGTGCTACAGCTATTGTTTAAGTACGTTCAGATGGAAAATCAGTTTGACACCGGTTTCTACCACGTTGCTCGCATCAAACAATGGCTACGTTATTTGGATAAAGAATATCCTCAAGCGGTAGAATTATTTGATATCCTGAAAACCGAACACGGTTATGATGGTCTAAAAGCACATATTGAAAAGGCGGTGGAACAATAATGAATAAACAAATTTTTAATGAAGAAGAGCTAAAAACAACTGAGCATTTTGAGCCTAAACAAGAGTTTGATCTTGAAAATGCGATTATTGAAGAAGAGTCTAAAGCTGTTGAGGCAGAGCTGATTATTGAACAAAGCCTCAAACCGTCTCGTTTTTGGATTCGAGTACTGCTTGCGACCCTCGTGCTATTTAGTGTGGCGGTAATTGCCCAAAGTGTGCAATGGCTGATAGATACTTTCCAACAAAGAGAATGGATTTATTTTGCGTTCTCGATCGTCTTTTTTATTGTCAGCTTGTTGGGCATTGGGGCTATTATTTCCGAATGGCGAAAGTTGGTGTATTTGCGTAATCATCAGAAAAATCAGCAAGTCAGCCAGCAGCTTTTATTGGAACAACTTCCCTCGAATGATGGCGAACAAGCGGTCAAATTTTGTGAAAATATTGCAAATCAGCTTAACCATTTGCCGACCGTTTCTCAAGCCGAGCAACGCTGGAAAAGCCAGCTTAAGGAGGCTTACAATGCCAAAGAGGTACTATATCTGTTTAGCGAAAATGTGCTAAAGCCGATAGATAAACAGGTTAAGCAGATGATTTCCCGCAATGCGGCAGAAAATGCGGTGATTGTGGCGGTTAGCCCGCTGGCAATAGTTGATGTGTTGTTAATGGCGGCAAGAAATATCGCTTTAGTGAATAAAATTACCAAAGCCTATGGAATGGAACCGGGTTATATCAGCCGCTTAAAACTGTTTAAAATGGTGCTGAAAAATATGGTGTTCGCCGGCGCAACCGAAATCGCTACTGATGTCGGAATGGATTTCTTCTCGCAAAACCTTACGGCGAAATTATCGCTCCGTGCCGCACAAGGTATTGGTGTGGGTTTACTCACTGCTCGCCTTGGCATTAAAGCGATGGAATTTTGTCGCCCGATTGCGTTTCAAGCCAATGAACGCCCAAAAATTTCCGCTATTCGCCAAGAGTTATTGACCTCAGTGAAAGAGACGGTGTTTTTTAAAACGGAGAGCAAGGAAAAAGCATTCCAAAATCAATAAAGCCCCGTTTGGGGCTTTATCAGTTAGTCATTTAAGTGATCGACATTATTAAAGGCGATCACTTTTACCTCTCCATTTTCCAATTCCACTTGGGTAATCGCAGTGTTGATCACAAAACTGTGTTTTTCTTCATTGCGGAAATCTTGCCACGCAATGCCTTTTAACACTGCCGTGAGCAAGGTCAGTGTCATACCATGTGAAACAATCAGCACTTTGCCGTCATTTTTGTGTAGCTCGGCAATTTGATTAAATGCCTGAGTCACCCGTTGATATAGTTGCTCAAATCGCTCGCCGCCGTTTGTTTTTGCTTGGTATTCTGCAGGTGTGCGTTTCATTACCCAATATTCATCGTTTTCTTGCAAATCGATCGATTTCACCCCTTCCCAACTGCCAAAATCAAATTCATTCAAGCCTTTATGATGGAAATGCGGAATATTGCTGCGTTCATTTTCCGCTAAAATATAGTTTGCGGTATCTTGAGCCCGTTTTTGCGTACTGGAATAGGCGGCGGTAAACGGAATATGTTTTAACGCAATGCCTGTTTTCTTCGCACCAATAATGCCTTCTTCCACCAGAGCGGAATCGCCCGAGCCTTGTAGTCTGCCTTCCAGGTTCCACACGGTTCTGCCGTGTCGTACTAAATAAATGGTAACTGCCATTGTGATTTCCTTGCTAAAATAGTCAAAAATTAAAAGGATTATAGCAAAATGACCCCAACATTGCCTATTTGTTATCAACATCGTGATTTTATTATTATCAATAAGCCGGAAGGCTTGAGTGTGCATAAAGATGAGGCTGAAATCGGCTTAACGGAATTAGTGGCTCGCCAACTGAATGTAAAGCAGGTTTGGCTGGTTCACCGTCTGGATAAAATCACCTCAGGCTTACTGATTTTAGCGTTGAATAAAGAGGCGGCTGCAAGGTTTTACCATTTATTTGAACAGCATAAAATCCACAAAACCTATTGGGCGTTAAGTGATAAAAAGCCGAAGAAAAAGCAGGGAAGAATTGTTGGCGATATGGAAAAAAGCAGAAATGGAACGTGGAAATTATGCCACAGCAAAGAAAACCTGGCGGTAACGCAGTTTATTTCTTATTCTGTTGAAGCCTCGCTCAGGCATTTTATTTTGCAACCCAAAACCGGCAAAACTCACCAATTAAGGGTGGCAATGAAAAGTTTGGGTAGCCCGATTTTGGGCGATAAACTCTATTCAGGTAGCCAAGCCGACCGTGTCTATTTACACGCTTATCAGCTTGATTTTGAATACGAAAATGAGAAAATCTCGGTGCAAGCCTTGCCGACAAGCGGCCATTTTTGGCAAAAAATTTGCAAATCCAATCACATCAAACACGGAGAATAGTATGAAACTTTGGTACTCAACCACCAGCCCTTTCGCCCGCAAAGCCCTTGCGGTGATTAAACACCACCAATTAGACGATAAAGTCGAAATGTTGCGGGTGACAAAAGCAATGGATCCAAATTCGCCACATAATCAAGATAACCCGTTAGGACGTATTCCTGCCCTACAACGCAACTGCGGACGTTGGCTTTTCGGTAGTTTGTTAATTAGCGAATATCTTGACCAAAAAGGCAATAACACTCCACTGTTACCTAAAGAGGGTAAACCTCGCTGGGCAGTGTTGGCATTACATAATTTGGCGGACGGCATTATGGAAAATACGATGCCAACTTTATTACAAGAACGTATGGCTCGCCCCGAGAATGAATGGTGGGTCAGCCGCCACGAGCAATTAATGGAACGCAATATCCGTTCGTTCAGACAATTAGAAGAGGCATTGCAAGAGTTTGGCACAGAGCTGAATTTAGGCACATTAACCGCAGTAGCATTAATTGACTGGTGGGCATTCCGCTTAGATAAGATAGGCTACGATCTTGCAAAAAATTACCCAAATTTAACCGCTTGGGCAGAGGAAATGAATAATAAATACGCCATTCTGGCAGAGACTAAGCCGAGCATGTAGAGATTTGACATAGAAAATAAAGGCATTGAGTTATAACTCAATGCCTTTATTTATGAGGAAATTGTTGTTCAATTTCTTGCAATACAGATAAAGGATCTAAATCTAACCCTTTGCAATAAGCGATAAATTCAAAAATATCTAATCTGCGATCTCCTGTTTCTACTTTTCCGATAAATGAGTAAAGAACGCCCATTTTTTCTCCTAATGTGCGTTGTGTTAGCCCTAGTTCCAAACGGCGTTTTAAGAATAGTTCTCTTAACCAAATATGCTCGCTGGAATGTATTGATAATCTAAGATTTTTCATTGCACCTATATTAGGTACAAATAATGTTGAACCTTTTTTAGGTTCATTATATAATTAATTTGTAGTTACATTACCACATTTTATAGGGAGAATAAGTATGCCTGATTTTATTATCGTCAGTGTAGTTGCACTCGTGATTTTACTATTAATATCATTATTTATTTAATCTATAGGTTTTTAAATTTATAAAAAAGCTAGCTTAATGATCATTGTTTTTTTGAGGTGTATAGTTCCCTTAAATGGCACAAGCGTGGACGCTTGCGCTATCTTGTAGAACCCTAGCGTAACATGGTCTCAAACTCCTCCTGAGCCTCCAACCATTGCATTTCAATTTCTTCAACCAGCCTTTTTGCCTCTAACTGTTTCGCAAGTGTTTCAGTTAGTTTTGCTTTATTTTCGGCTTCATAAATGTCGCTTTCGGTAAGCATTGCTTCGAGTTTATTTAATTTTTCGGTTGCTTTTTCTAACTCTTTTTCCAGTTGAGTAATTTTTTTCCGCAATGGGGCGGTTTGTTGGCGGCGCTCTGCCTCTAAGCGTTTTTGCTCTTTGCGTTGAGCTGCACTATTTTCATTGGTGCTAGAGCAAGCGGTCGAATTTGCCGAATCTTTTGCAAGTACGGATTTCGGCTCGTTGGCTAAGGCATTTTGCTCATTGAGCCATTTTTGGTAATCGTCTAAATCGCCTTTAAATTCTTCTACTTTGCGATCGTGTACCAAATAAAATTCATTCACGGTACTACGCAATAAATGGCGGTCGTGCGAAACCACCACTAGCGAGCCTTCGTAATAAGTGAGTGCATCAACCAAGGCTTGTCGCATTTCTAAATCTAAATGGTTGGTTGGCTCGTCTAATAGCAGTAAATTCGGGCGTTGCCATACAATTAAGGCTAGTACTAAACGGGCTTTTTCTCCGCCGGAGAATGATTGTACCGCTTGTACCACTTTATCGCCTTTAAAATCAAAACCTCCCAAATAATTGCGTAATTCCTGCTCGGTTTTTTCCGGTACGAGTTTTTGTAAATGCCAAAGTGGGCTTTCATCAAAACGTAGGGTATCAACCTGATGTTGGGCGAAATAGCCGAGTTGCACGCCTTTTGCCAGTTGAATTGAGCCGTTTTGGGGCGGAAGTTCGCCCGCCAATAATTTAATTAACGTTGATTTTCCTGTACCGTTTCGCCCGAGTAAACCAATGCGAGAACCGGGAAC from the Mannheimia haemolytica genome contains:
- the pal gene encoding 15 kDa peptidoglycan-associated lipoprotein → MKKFAKVLMVAVPAFALAACSSSSDDAAANAAANAAANAAGEFGGLTAEQLKAQYNTVYFGFDSYAVEGEYRQLLDAHAQLLAKTQGNVTIAGHADERGTPEYNIALGQRRADAVKGYLAAKGANNTSTVSYGEEKPAVLGHSEADYAKNRRAVLEY
- the tolB gene encoding translocation protein TolB gives rise to the protein MKLFSRISGVIGIFSALLTTQVVADSDVRISIDEGVSMAQPIAVVPFKANGVPADVAQIISDDLRNSGKFTPLERSQMPAQPGSAAEVVADQWSAIGIDNIVVGQVSSTGGGYNVAYQLIDTLGTSGTAGGVIAQGSFIVPAAQIRQGAHTVSDEVFEKLTQIRGAFRTKIAYVVQRGVSSYELRVSDYDGFNAFTITTSKEPLMSPEWAPDGSRLAYVTFENKKAQVVVHDIRSGARRVVAALKGHNGAPAFSPDGSRIAFASNQDGELNIYVVGSGGGTPSKLTANAGNNTEPSWSPDGSTIYFTSDRAGSPQVYRMSSSGGGASPMGGSGSYNAKVSSDGKNLIMIAGDRVVKRDLASGGTEVLSSTFLDESPSISPNGIMVIYSSTKGTSKVLQLVSADGRFKANLPGAGGHYKFPAWSPYLTK
- the dus_1 gene encoding Probable tRNA-dihydrouridine synthase is translated as MNPIPNVILAPMQGVLDPFVRNLLTSVNDYDLCISEFVRVVEQRLPKKTFYRLAPELYQGGLTDSGTPVRVQLLGQHPQWLAENAALAIELGSHGVDLNCGCPSKTVNGSNGGASLLKDPELIYRATKAMREAVPSDKVVSVKVRLGWDSASQFFEIADAVEQGGANEITVHGRTKVDGYRAERINWQAIGEIQQRLSIPVIANGEIWDFESAKNCQKITACKALMIGRGALNTPNLSKVVKYNAPKMAWSEVLQLLFKYVQMENQFDTGFYHVARIKQWLRYLDKEYPQAVELFDILKTEHGYDGLKAHIEKAVEQ
- the yjdF gene encoding Inner membrane protein yjdF — translated: MDSRSHIIPLFLAIVITVIAVWSGLNPADRAVWYAEVIPIFIVFALLIVTYPKFQFSGLAYFLMSLWLIMHLIGAKYTFANVPFEWANHFLTPILGEERNHFDRVAHYIIGFYSFPMAEWLLRKRKCGIGVAFFFSLFFIMSVAAAYEIIEWQYAVIEGGNAGVEFLGSQGDIWDAQKDMLADTLGALTALMIYLIARPDLRIHDRHF
- the tolR gene encoding colicin uptake protein TolR, with amino-acid sequence MSRRLKRNDIKSEINIVPFLDVLLVLLLIFMATAPIISQSVEVNLPEDTHSQSVSNEDKTPVILEVAGVGEYKLKIDGNYVQSNGQENINESEVVAYAGEQFQKDNNTLFLVAGDKVVPYEEIMKGITLLKDAGVKSVGLMTEGK
- the tolQ gene encoding colicin uptake protein TolQ; protein product: MQTEFSLLSLFLEASIVVKIVMLILIVFSILSWAVIIQRSKILTKAKKDSLAFEDRFWSGEDLNRLHQGLENRRDALNGSEQIFYVGFKEFTRLQQANPDAPESIIQGSTRAMNLALNREMESLENYIPFLGTVGSISPYIGLFGTVWGIMHSFMGLSAVKQATLQSVAPGIAEALIATAIGLFAAIPAVMAYNRLNLRLGKVEQGYVNFIDEFTTLLHRQAFSKR
- a CDS encoding cell envelope integrity inner membrane protein TolA; the encoded protein is MKSQQDRLELAVIVSILLHILLIGLLLLGSLFTKTELAAAGGSGGDSDSFEAVMVDTGQVAAEYGQLLAEKKGSKAAKPKVEAKEEPKEEVEEEVEDKPTPEEIQKQKQAELAAIQEKQRQQEIDRQQKLQEQQKQEQAKQEELKKQQAEEATRKKAAEAAKLKADAEAKRLEAAAKQAEEEKKAKEALEKKLEQQKKAEAEKKLKEQKELKEQQAKEAKEAKEKAEKEAKAKAEKEAKEKAEKEAKAKAEKAAKEKAEKEAKAKAAAEAKAAQAKNNKALDDFLNGGDIGGGSSKGGNKNSAGSQGSGGTSGLGQGANVDGNAYGQRIKKLIQSRYRVDPSFAGKQCDVKIFLSRDGTITNYQVISGDKAVCDAAVSAIVATRKVPPAPSDAVYNMFKSPTLDFSLKVK
- a CDS encoding carboxylate/amino acid/amine transporter, with amino-acid sequence MNFWNSLSPLFKAIFCVLLSALSFATMAVFLLLSGDLPVAEKAIFRNGITALISGYIVWKNHQLFFGHKENLLLLLCRSISGLIGILVGVYIIDHLVLSDVDMIGKLTSFILIILSAIFLKEKASITQWLLCIVAFIGALFIIKPALDVRFIPYLIGIVGSVFAAIAYLCLRLLSKTEKVESPNTIVFFFSAFSTLILLPFVAIDYVVLMNLQVVYLVLAGITSAVGQFCVTTAYKYAAAKDISIYSYASVLFSAILGLLFFEQYPDMWSWLGYAIIFVSSWLMFVLTKKQSK
- the ybgC gene encoding Acyl-CoA thioester hydrolase YbgC: MLMDFPIRVYYEDTDAGGVVYHSNYLNFFERARTEFLRQQHFSQQELFSQSLAFVVKRIEIDYKLPARLDDLLNVETTLSELKKATLIFKQRLWKDGDCLSEANVTVACVDLIKMKPVAIPDDIRQALQKSYFSI
- the djlA gene encoding DnaJ-like protein DjlA, which produces MQFIGKIVGFFLGYQLFHGLFGGILGAFIGHLADKKLYELGSVRSSLFGKNLTRQSLFTQTTFAVLGHIAKAKGRVTEADIELARALMARLKLDSAAQQLAQNAFTLGKEPDFPLRQVIQEFREACGARTDLLRFFVEVQMQAALQDGQLDVNEQQILFTIAETMGMSRFQFEQMIAMIMAAQQFRNGGYYQQNGSYHQQSQGGYQGSYQQPAQPSIEAAYTVLGVTAQDDQNTVKRAYRKLMNEHHPDKLAAKGLPDEMMELAKEKAQQIQAAYDLICKVKGWK